The sequence CCCCATCCGGTCGATGCGGAACTGCAGGTCGACCTCGGGGCGAGCACACTCGAGCTGCCGCTGCTCGATGCCGATCCTGCACCGGTGGAATTCGGGGCCGCAGTGCACACACGGCCGATCCCGATCAGTGCGCCGGCCGGCGCTGTCGAGCCCGGGCCGGAGCGCGTGATCAGTCATGACGTGGTTTCGGGGGAGACGATCATCACGGTCGACCCGCGGTACGGCGGCACCCGACACTATCCGGACGGGTTGGACTTCTGGGAGGAGACCGAGGAGACCTATTCCATCCGCGAGGGTGATCCGACCTCCCCGCGGACCGAGTCGAACTGGATGATCAGACTCGCCAACGACGGCTGGTCGGCAACTGTCCGTACCCGCTCGGTGATCAGCTGCACCGAGACCGAGTTCATCGTCGACAGCTTTGTCCTGGCAGTTGCCGAGATCGACGGTGTGGAACAGACCGTCGCCGATCATCACCGACGCGACACAGTCTCCCGGGACTCGGTGTGAACCGCAGATTGGCCCCCGATCTGAGGCGACAACAGATCATCGCCGCTGCCAGGACGGTGATCGTCGAACGGGGGTTGGCGGCGACGTCCCTGCGCGACATCGCCGCCGCTGCGCAGGTGTCGGTGGGGACGGTGACCTATCACTTCGTCGGTGTCGACGAGATCCTCAGCGCGGTGGTGATCACCGAATCGGAGAGCTTCTACGCCAAGGTGGTCCAGGCAGCCGACTCCGAGCCCGATCCCCGTCGAGCAATGTTGATCCTGATCGACTCGCTGTTCGGCGACCCTGACAAGACCTCCGAACACTGGAAGATCTGGGCCGACTACTGGGCAGCCACCGCGCGTCGGCCGGAGATCGCCGACGCCTATGCCGACCGAATCCGGCACTGGCAGAACTGCCTGGAACGGGTGATCGCGCGTGGGGTGAGCGACTCGACCTTCCGGTCGGTGGATCCCAATGCCACTGCACTGAAGATGGCGGCCTACTCCGACGGACTCGGCATCCAGATGTCACAGCAGGTGACCGGATTGGATCACCGCACCGCCCATCGGTGGCTGGTCGACTTCGCCGAACTGCTGCTCGGCCCAGTGAGTCGGCCGGCGCCGGGGTGATGGCTGCCCGCCGATCCACCCGTGGATCAGGAAATGCGTGCATAGGCCACTCTCAGCAACGGAATCCGTAGCCAAACGCAACCCAAACAAAAGTTCCGATTGTGTAACACCGAAAACGAGTGGCTGCCTAACCGGTAATCGTCCGGCATAATTCTCCCGACGAGCGTGGCCGACGACCACGCCCAGGAGGGGAACGAGATGCCCTCCGAACCGACTCGCCGGGTGATCATCGCCAACGGTCGTCTCTTCGTCGACGGTTACGTCCGGGATCAACCGATTGCCGTCGAGGACGGACGGATCAGCGCGATCGGCCAGGAGGCCGTCGACGCCTTGGCGCCGCGTCGCACCGAGGAGATCGATGCCGGCGGCGGACTGGTCCTGCCGGGGTTCCAGGATTCACACATCCACGTCCACCACGCCGGACGAGACCTGGTCACGATCGACCTGACCGAGTCCGACACGGTCGAGGGATACCTGCGACAGATCGCGACCTACGCTCGCAACCACCCCGAAGCCGAGTGGATCCGTGGCGGCGGGTGGTCGATGCCGGCCTTCCCCGGCGGTGTCCCGACTGCCGCGATGCTGGACGCCGTCGTCAGCGACCGCCCGGTGTACCTGCCGAACAGCGACGGGCACGGTGCCTGGGTCAACTCCAAGGCGATGGAACTCGCGGGCATCGATGCCGGCACACCGCAACCGGCCGACGGTCGGATCGAGGTCGATGCCGAGGGCTATCCGGTCGGTTGCCTGCAGGAAGGCGCCATGGAACTGGTGTCCAGGCTGGTGCCGAAGTTCACCGACGCCGAGCTGGACGAGGGATTCCTGCGGGCGCAGCGCCGTCTGCTGTCCTGGGGTGTCACCGCCTGGCAGGACGCGATGGTCGAATCCGGTGAGCGCGGCTTGGACAACCTCGCCTCCTATCGCCGATTGGACGGCTCCGGTGAGTTCGCAGTAGAGACGGATCCCACCCGAGACCACCCTCGACCTCGGCGGCGAAATCGGGCTCGTCCAGCAGTGAGACCTCCACTGCTCCTGCTGCCACGACGGGTATGACGGTGTGCGCGTGCTCACTTCCATCGCTTCGTCGACGTCGACGGTGACTGGCAGCCCGGGCTCATGCGGGACGCCGTCGATACCTGCGTAGTCCGAGAACACGCCTTCGAACACGCGAGCAGCCGTTCCATCTGCTACGCACCACGGGCAGATGTACTCCACCTCGTCGACGGCATAGAACGACCCGGTATATCGCAGCGCGCGGTCCTCCCCGCACGCATCACACGTCCCGGAAACACTCTCGAAAACACCCAAGTCATATGCATTGGGGTGAAAGCGAAACATCGGAAGCGCCTCGGACGAGGCTGCGGTCTGCATGTGACGATTCTCCCATCAGACCCACCCTCGGATGCCCCACCGTCGGTCATGCAAGCATGAGGCCGGTCGCGACGGCGGAACCAGCACGTTTAGCAACGCCGCCTAGGGCGATGGCGGCCGCTCGGGCTGCTTCGACCGGTGCGTCGTCATTTCTTCTGCAGCAATGGCCTCCAGCAGGCATGTCAGGGGGCCGTTCCTGCGGGAGGGATCGTGGAGGGTTGTCGTTCCTGCGGGAGGGGTCGTGGAGGATGGTCGTTCTTGCAGAAGGGACGCGGAGAGCGGGCCGCTCCTGCAGGAGACATGGTCGCCGCCCCTCCCCGCACCCGACCCGTCTCGTTCGAGTGGTTCCTGGGGCGGTGCGATCGATACGTGGCGGAGTCGCGGGTGCTGTACCTGGCACATGCCGGCCACCCCGTGGTAGCCACCGTGTTGGAGCGCTGGTACGCCGGTGCCAAGCCAGGGTTCGAGTCCCGGAACGCGTGGGCGGCGGTGAGGTTCGCTGATCCCGGGGGCTGGTTGTCCGGTCGCGCCGACCGGTCGCGAGGCGGGCGATGGGGGTGTTGGTCCCGGGCGTCTGGTCGTCCGGTCGTACCGACCCGTACCGAGGCCGGCGGTGGGGGGTGTTGGTCCCGGGCGTCTGGTCGTCCGGTTGCACCGACCCATCCTGGGGCCGGAAGTGGGACCGTTCGGTGTCACCGTCGAACGGTCTCAGCAGTTTCGACCTGGCGTTGGTTCGCAACCTGAACAGCGTGCATGCCGGGCTGACCGCCCTGTTGGAACAGGCCGATGATCATGGGGCCCGAGATCCGGATACTGGCGGTCTTCACCCCCGGTGCGAGACGCGGTGGCGGATCCCCGGTGGGCGGCAAGCGCGCTCACAGCGCGAGACGGCGACCAGCTCCCGGGTGTGCGGAGCAAGCTGGAGGTATGTCCGCTCTGCCGTTCATCGATCTCTCCCAGCTCGACAGTGACCCCGAGGCATTCCTGGCCGAACTCCGCCGGATCACCCACGAGGTCGGGTTCTTCTACCTGACCGGACACGGCGTGCCGCAGGAATTGATCGATCAGGTGCTCGAGGTCTCCCGACGCTTCTTCGCCCTGCCGGAGGCCGACAAGCTAGCGATCGAGAACGTGAACAGCCCGCAGTTCCGGGGGTACGCCAGGTTCGGCAACGAGCTCACCAACGGTCAGACCGACTGGCGCGAGCAAGTCGACATCGGACCGGAACGAGAACCGGTGCCGCCCGGTGAGGACGTGCCCGACTTCGCACGACTGGAGGGGCCGAATCAGTGGCCCGAGGCCCTGCCGGAGTTCCGTACCGCCTTCGAACGGTGGCACGACGAACTCCACGCCGTCGGACTGAAACTCATGCGGGCCTGGGCGAGCACGCTGGGAGTCGACTCGGCCGTCTTCGACGAAGCCTTCGCCACCGCGCCGTTCCCGCTGATCAAGGTCGTCCGCTACCCGGGAACCTCCGACCCCGAGCCGAAGCAGGGTGTCGGGGCCCACCGCGACGGGGGAGTGCTCACCCTGCTGCTGGTCGAACCGGGCAAGGGTGGGCTGCAGGTCGAACGCGACGGCGAATGGGTCGAGGCAATCGGGATCGAGGGCACCTTCATCGTCAACATCGGTGAGATGCTCGAACTGGCCACCGGCGGTTACCTGAAGGCGACCATGCACCGGGTGATCTCGCCACCGGTCGGCAGCGAGCGGATCTCCGTACCGTTCTTCTTCAACCCCGCGCTCACCGCGACCATGCCGACCCTCGAGCTCCCCGCGGAACTGGCCGCCCGTGCCCGCGGCGTGACCGCGGACCCGACCGATTCGCCGATCCTGCAGCTCTACGGTGAGAACGTCCTGCGCTACCGGCTGCGCGCTCACCCCGATGTCGCCGAGATCCACCACCCGGAGCTGCTGGCATCAAGGTCCTGACCGTCGCCGCAGCAGGTCACCGGGGTTCCCGCGGGTGGTCGGCGTGCCGCTGGATGCGGCCCCAGGAACTCGGACGAGACGGGGCGAGGGCAGGAGAGGTGAGGCGACGGAGTCTTCTGCAGGAACCGCCCACTCTTCGCGTCCCTCCTGCAACAACTGCCCCCCCTGACGTGCCTGCGGGAGGCCATTGCTGCAGAAGAGATAGAAGATCCGCGCCGGTCGAAGCAGCCTGAGCCGCTGCCATCGCCATCGCACCGTGCCGCATCCCGCTCTGTGCCACCGGCGGTTATCACCCGGAAGCCGGTGCTCGCTGCTGCGGCTCGATCCTCGAGACTTCTGCAGAACGTGAGTCCGGGCCAGCTCGCAAACGTGCTCAAGCACGGAGGTCTTGGCGGTGGCTGTTGGGGGTCAGGGTCGACATATTCGGCCTGACTCCGGCGATGGCGTTCTACCGAGAATCCCCGCGGACCTGCCGAGGTCTGCTCTGGTGCACACAGAAGCAGGCTCGGCCATGACTGGAGCCGCACCAGGACCAGCGGCCGTCCTGATCACGGAATGGACACCGGGCCGCTGCATCGCGAGGGGCCGTAACCTCGTCGCCGCTGACAGCCGTCACTCCATCGAAAGGTCTTGGCCATGGGCGAGCCCATCCGTACCTCACAAGCCGGTTCACTTCCCCGTACCGAGGCGCTGATCGCGGCCAACCGCGACAGCCGGCTCGCCGACGACGGTTTCACCTTGGTCCCCGACTCCGGGTTCGACCAGGTGTTGTCGGAGCAGGTACGCGAGCTGGTCCAGCGGCAGCGAGACCTCGGCATCACGCTGCCCGGCGACGGTGAGTACGGCAAGGCCATGTCCAGCCCAGTCGACTACGGCGCCTGGTGGGTCTACATCTTCCAGCGCGTCGGCGGCCTCGCGGTCACCGAATCGAACATCATGAGCGCCGAACCGGTCCGCAGCGAACCGGGCCACGTCCGGCTGACCTCGTTCCCGGACCGTCGGGACTGGGTGAAGTTCCGCAACGCCTACACCGACCCGACCTCGGGCATCTCGGTGGGCAAGAACGCCACCGTGATGCCGACCACCGTCGGCCCGCTGAGCTACACCGGTCATGACCTGATCGCCGGGGACGTCGCCAACCTCCGAGCCGGTCTGGACGCCGCCGGTGTCGAACAGGGCTTCCTCACCGCGCTCTCGCCGGGCTCGGCGGCACGGATCGCGAACGAGCACTACGCCACCGATGAGGAGCACATCTGGGCCTGGGCCGATGTCCTGCGCGAGGAGTACAAGGCAATCGTCGACGCGGGACTGATCGTGCAGATCGACGACCCGTCGATCGCCGAGAACTGGGACCAGATCAACCCCGAGCCCAGTGTCGCCGACTACCTGGCATTCACCCAGGTACGCGTCGACGCGCTGAACCATGCACTGCGCGGCCTGCCGCAAGATCAGGTGCGCTTCCACCTGTGCTGGGGTAGCTGGCAC comes from Naumannella halotolerans and encodes:
- a CDS encoding isopenicillin N synthase family dioxygenase, whose protein sequence is MSALPFIDLSQLDSDPEAFLAELRRITHEVGFFYLTGHGVPQELIDQVLEVSRRFFALPEADKLAIENVNSPQFRGYARFGNELTNGQTDWREQVDIGPEREPVPPGEDVPDFARLEGPNQWPEALPEFRTAFERWHDELHAVGLKLMRAWASTLGVDSAVFDEAFATAPFPLIKVVRYPGTSDPEPKQGVGAHRDGGVLTLLLVEPGKGGLQVERDGEWVEAIGIEGTFIVNIGEMLELATGGYLKATMHRVISPPVGSERISVPFFFNPALTATMPTLELPAELAARARGVTADPTDSPILQLYGENVLRYRLRAHPDVAEIHHPELLASRS
- a CDS encoding cobalamin-independent methionine synthase II family protein, which encodes MGEPIRTSQAGSLPRTEALIAANRDSRLADDGFTLVPDSGFDQVLSEQVRELVQRQRDLGITLPGDGEYGKAMSSPVDYGAWWVYIFQRVGGLAVTESNIMSAEPVRSEPGHVRLTSFPDRRDWVKFRNAYTDPTSGISVGKNATVMPTTVGPLSYTGHDLIAGDVANLRAGLDAAGVEQGFLTALSPGSAARIANEHYATDEEHIWAWADVLREEYKAIVDAGLIVQIDDPSIAENWDQINPEPSVADYLAFTQVRVDALNHALRGLPQDQVRFHLCWGSWHGPHTTDIEFRRIVDLMLQIDAGSYSFEAGNVRHAHEWSIWKDVKLPEGKIIVPGVVSHSTNVVEHPELVAERLINFASLVGPENVIGATDCGLGGRIHPDIAWAKLESLTAGAAIAGTRL
- a CDS encoding TetR/AcrR family transcriptional regulator, which codes for MNRRLAPDLRRQQIIAAARTVIVERGLAATSLRDIAAAAQVSVGTVTYHFVGVDEILSAVVITESESFYAKVVQAADSEPDPRRAMLILIDSLFGDPDKTSEHWKIWADYWAATARRPEIADAYADRIRHWQNCLERVIARGVSDSTFRSVDPNATALKMAAYSDGLGIQMSQQVTGLDHRTAHRWLVDFAELLLGPVSRPAPG
- a CDS encoding amidohydrolase; this encodes MPSEPTRRVIIANGRLFVDGYVRDQPIAVEDGRISAIGQEAVDALAPRRTEEIDAGGGLVLPGFQDSHIHVHHAGRDLVTIDLTESDTVEGYLRQIATYARNHPEAEWIRGGGWSMPAFPGGVPTAAMLDAVVSDRPVYLPNSDGHGAWVNSKAMELAGIDAGTPQPADGRIEVDAEGYPVGCLQEGAMELVSRLVPKFTDAELDEGFLRAQRRLLSWGVTAWQDAMVESGERGLDNLASYRRLDGSGEFAVETDPTRDHPRPRRRNRARPAVRPPLLLLPRRV